One region of Limnospira fusiformis SAG 85.79 genomic DNA includes:
- a CDS encoding iron-containing alcohol dehydrogenase family protein, whose translation MEPLSSPLLTKTTYISPTPALSIAPAQVIRGVDRLAEAGEAIAAFGSRPVIVGGDRTLKLIQPHLQPIIETHQLKANWANYTPDCSESSLEKLQQIGADHQGDLVIGVGGGKALDLAKLLAYRTRVPIITIPTSGATCAAWTALSNIYTNEGAFLYDVGLAKCPDLLILDYSLIQTAPMRTLIAGIGDAIAKWYEASVSSGHSEETLIVAAVQQARVLRDILFQKSVAALNEPGSQTWREVVDATVLLAGAIGGLGGAQCRTVAAHAVHNGLTHLSATHKTLHGEKVAYGILVQLRLEEMLQGNQLAASARGQLLKFYSDIHLPQTLADLGLGNITLAELRHGAEIACGEKSDIHRLPFKVCPESLMAAMVSTTVPVGATKS comes from the coding sequence ATGGAACCTTTATCCTCTCCCCTATTGACCAAAACCACTTATATCAGCCCAACTCCGGCATTAAGTATTGCCCCAGCCCAGGTAATTCGAGGAGTTGACAGACTGGCGGAGGCGGGAGAGGCGATCGCCGCCTTTGGTAGTCGTCCGGTAATAGTGGGAGGCGATCGCACCCTAAAATTAATTCAACCCCATTTACAACCGATTATAGAAACCCATCAACTCAAGGCTAATTGGGCTAACTATACCCCCGACTGTAGCGAAAGCAGTTTAGAGAAACTCCAACAAATTGGCGCGGACCATCAAGGGGACTTGGTGATCGGAGTTGGCGGCGGAAAGGCTTTAGATCTTGCCAAACTCCTAGCTTATAGGACGAGAGTACCCATTATAACTATTCCCACCTCTGGGGCGACCTGCGCCGCCTGGACTGCCCTATCAAATATCTATACAAATGAGGGAGCATTCTTGTATGATGTAGGGTTAGCCAAGTGTCCTGATTTGCTAATCCTGGACTATAGCCTGATTCAAACAGCGCCAATGCGGACTTTAATTGCTGGTATTGGAGATGCGATCGCCAAATGGTATGAAGCGTCAGTCAGTAGCGGACATTCAGAAGAAACCCTGATTGTGGCAGCAGTGCAACAGGCGAGAGTCCTGCGGGACATTTTGTTTCAAAAATCCGTAGCAGCCCTCAATGAACCCGGAAGCCAAACCTGGCGAGAAGTGGTTGATGCCACAGTTTTACTGGCTGGGGCGATCGGTGGTTTAGGGGGGGCGCAGTGTCGGACTGTAGCGGCCCATGCCGTCCATAATGGTTTAACTCACCTATCTGCCACCCACAAGACCCTTCACGGAGAAAAAGTCGCCTATGGCATTTTAGTACAGTTGCGCCTAGAAGAAATGTTGCAAGGAAATCAACTAGCAGCTTCTGCTAGAGGGCAACTGTTGAAGTTTTATAGCGATATCCACTTACCCCAAACTTTGGCGGATTTGGGGTTAGGAAATATTACCTTAGCCGAGTTAAGGCATGGGGCAGAAATTGCCTGTGGTGAAAAGTCTGACATTCACCGACTACCCTTTAAAGTTTGCCCAGAATCATTAATGGCA